The Meriones unguiculatus strain TT.TT164.6M chromosome 6, Bangor_MerUng_6.1, whole genome shotgun sequence genome has a window encoding:
- the Ss18l2 gene encoding SS18-like protein 2 — protein sequence MSVIFAPDWLRGKAKVNQETIQRLLEENDQLIRCIVEYQNKGRANECVQYQHVLHRNLIYLATIADANANSLTTAVE from the exons ATGTCTGTCATCTTCGCTCCTGACTGGCTACGCGGCAAGGCCAAGGTCAACCAGGAGACTATACAGCGG CTGCTGGAGGAGAACGACCAGCTCATCCGCTGTATCGTGGAGTACCAGAACAAGGGCCGCGCGAACGAGTGCGTCCA GTACCAGCATGTGTTACATAGAAATCTCATTTATTTAGCGACCATCGCAGATGCCAATGCAAACAGTCTCACAACGGCAGTGGAATGA